In a genomic window of Tissierella sp. Yu-01:
- a CDS encoding flavodoxin domain-containing protein: MAKSIVLYQSKYGATKKYANWLKEELSCDIMETKKASADAVEKYDIIILGGGLYASGIAGLSFIKKNYHKLKDKKVIIFAVGASPYDERSINMVKEHNLKDELSNIPLVYLRGAWNEEKMTFIDRSLCNMLKKSVAKKDQSKLEPWEAALMEAIGGNYDWTDKKYIESIIELVNI, from the coding sequence ATGGCTAAATCGATCGTACTTTATCAATCAAAATATGGTGCAACAAAGAAATACGCAAATTGGTTAAAAGAAGAACTATCCTGCGACATTATGGAAACTAAAAAAGCATCGGCTGATGCTGTGGAGAAATATGATATTATCATATTAGGTGGTGGCCTTTATGCTTCAGGTATTGCAGGATTGTCATTTATAAAGAAGAACTACCATAAGCTGAAAGATAAAAAAGTCATTATATTTGCTGTAGGAGCTTCTCCATATGATGAAAGATCAATTAATATGGTCAAGGAACATAATCTAAAAGATGAACTATCTAATATTCCATTAGTATACTTAAGAGGTGCATGGAATGAAGAAAAAATGACTTTTATAGATAGAAGCTTATGCAATATGTTAAAAAAATCTGTAGCTAAAAAGGATCAAAGTAAACTTGAACCATGGGAGGCAGCTTTGATGGAGGCTATAGGAGGTAACTACGACTGGACTGATAAAAA